Proteins encoded within one genomic window of Scomber japonicus isolate fScoJap1 chromosome 16, fScoJap1.pri, whole genome shotgun sequence:
- the znf106a gene encoding LOW QUALITY PROTEIN: zinc finger protein 106 (The sequence of the model RefSeq protein was modified relative to this genomic sequence to represent the inferred CDS: substituted 2 bases at 2 genomic stop codons) has translation MGGFAPAVKMARDRKCILCETVHVSKQEMDEHMRSMLHHRELEKLKGRDCGHECRVCKVTVVSLTDYASHISSPTHKQNVEAAEQKPAGIDRDEDYFDQALVGLIERRKEQIRKEKEAAAAKRAQEEEERKKKEQFQIRLNEAKERFRLQNGWQQPSEACNGSNQHNSWYRNNRYNARAGDARPWHSSKQGKSATWHAQEPPNFQRWASGELQGGSLHSQEALGNKQWYQGAFPGSQQSRLPWLSNAGSSNGIYGRNNISQYPQRNRPVSLLGPPPMYPPPPSFFTNTVKHLQNTGSEQGDQQGDKLHKGEEQNAEGNHNSTKSSKSFGSNPKLDKVCRWSPYPVTKGFDSVLHKDTHSNSSEKYPKVSKPQKQEKAPETSAFIRRSRPEQKPGQLTSSGQSVEEKGKLKKSPKNKPRDRSSSGSRSSSSTLKDGQKNSSSGSSSHKANKPSLHEDKKLPSVPSLNSGAQHSKTSSPVHPQSKSSTKHSAIRAPSIGPLQSRQERQLPETLKKAREIVLEKRGSLDSSINNKLEMTRQAVEEQLRDHAQSQVGVNKENSCRQNAAKPTLLDSIRPSPHGEEKEKLALSSPSDSSQFLQSLQVSTSTTESTEHATSSREDEENRKNAEKEACSEAPGEAMQAVEAGHGSESDASRSDEAQTVSGSNASSLSKLDLPPVLKRDLTKHISSKSKAGGHEPNLNIARRVRNVSESRRSDTEKDSGLKPTVRQLISSSGSRRNVNWEQVYQEVRKKQDKGKGMPRFGIEMVPYDQEDQSQEEDDIPLLEGFQWESLMDISGQAASRKRSLSESSLAPASAHALFPSHLSKETAQRESLSSEQQGSLMSPKSLFTQEKNSQQEMEQMLGHYVAKAQMQPEKLTSGAVKALQRSDSVLGDSSSGTEQLDGQGTGKRRRAAADVPSPETSCLEHNNKRRKIKSKRERFHIDQLLAVSLREDELSRSLQSVDTNLIQARAALEAAYIEVQRLMVVKQQMTTEMSTLRNKRIDLLKGMQGNLEVAPLVKLKEEKMDAVEAESYMPTSVSDTAAGLSPTQTAQRASPPSSSLPFTPIVIKQEPQSPVHVSSELDPVENTTYCAHSTTPELHVAPVAASPPGNVMQYTDXVYXSSFCQPLESLSGLAETTEKAIQATPNCLGTLPDCKSSIKLISVSRRSSEVGSVAECSTTQSFESPSVPSVLNMPASPSELRSGKRVRKLKKRKVLKKAQGTEQPESSDTEVDTEASRPRWLRPRRRPSGGSQVSTSTLSRECAMTMEGGKRSLYTESLKQMVLPQVAPAELTPTLDSEDSMEVTAACQQPHVQVPDSSRPEPPSLACNEVTSTSDMELCKSSESEAPLPKISKGSSDASSDHGEDDIPTEGAFDGHQEAVNAMQIHNGLLYTCSGDRTVKAFDLVSHKCVGVYEGHSSKVNCLFVSAAPSLHHRLYSGSSDQTIRCYSLKTGELEQQFSLSDRVICLHSRWKILYAGLANGTVVTFNLKTNKQMEVFECHGPRAVSCLASSQEGARRILLVGSYDSTISVRDAKNGLLLRTLEGHTKTVLCMKVVNDLVFSGSSDQCVHAHNIHTGELVRVYKGHSHAVTVVAILGKVMVTACLDKLVRVFDLQSHEQLQVYGGHKDMVMCLAIHKNMIYTGCYDGSVQAVKLNLMQNYRCWWNGCSLVFGLMEHLHQHLMSDHTCPNLQTLKCRWKNCEVFFCARNISKQGMVVHMQKHAEETELEP, from the exons TGCAAGGTAACCGTGGTGAGCCTGACCGATTATGCCAGCCACATTTCCAGTCCCACGCACAAGCAGAATGTGGAGGCTGCGGAACAAAAGCCCGCTGGGATCGACCGCGATGAGGACTACTTCGACCAGGCTTTGGTGGGGCTGATCGAGAGGAGAAAAGAACAGATCCG gaaagagaaggaggctgctgctgcaaaacgtgcacaagaagaagaggagcgaAAGAAAAAGGAGCAGTTTCAGATCAGGCTGAATGAAGCTAAAGAGCGTTTCCGGCTCCAAAATGGCTGGCAACAGCCATCAGAGGCGTGCAATGGATCCAATCAGCACAACTCTTGGTACAGGAATAACCGGTATAACGCCAGAGCAGGGGATGCACGACCCTGGCACAGCAGTAAACAGGGAAAAAGTGCCACCTGGCATGCTCAGGAGCCTCCTAACTTTCAGAGGTGGGCGTCGGGAGAGTTGCAGGGTGGGAGCTTGCACAGCCAGGAAGCTTTGGGCAATAAGCAATGGTATCAGGGCGCATTTCCTGGCAGTCAGCAAAGTCGGCTGCCCTGGCTCAGCAACGCAGGCAGCAGTAATGGGATCTATGGCAGAAACAATATTTCTCAGTACCCACAAAGGAACCGGCCTGTGAGCTTGCTGGGACCACCTCCCATGTATCCACCTCCACCAAGTTTTTTTACCAATACAGTTAAACACTTGCAAAATACAGGCAGTGAACAGGGAGATCAGCAGGGCGATAAGCTTCATAAAGGGGAGGAACAAAATGCAGAAGGTAATCACAACAGCactaagagctcaaagagcttTGGTAGCAACCCAAAGCTGGACAAAGTCTGTCGCTGGTCACCCTATCCAGTCACGAAGGGTTTTGATTCTGTACTCCACAAAGACACCCACTCAAACTCTTCAGAGAAGTATCCCAAAGTTTCCAAACCCCAGAAGCAGGAAAAAGCGCCAGAAACCAGTGCCTTTATCAGGCGTTCCCGACCTGAACAGAAACCAGGACAATTGACCTCTAGTGGACAAAGTGTGGAAGAGAAAGGGAAGCTTAAAAAGAGCCCCAAAAACAAGCCCAGAGACAGGAGTAGCAGCGGCagtagaagcagcagcagcactctgaAAGACGGTCAAAAGAACTCTTCATCTGGTTCCTCCAGTCATAAGGCAAATAAACCATCGCTGCATGAAGATAAGAAGCTTCCCTCAGTTCCTAGTCTCAACAGTGGAGCTCAACACAGTAAGACCTCCAGTCCGGTGCATCCACAATCAAAGTCATCCACAAAGCACAGTGCAATCAGGGCCCCTTCTATTGGGCCGCTGCAGTCAAGGCAAGAACGGCAGCTCCCAGAAACGTTGAAGAAAGCCAGAGAGATCGTTCTGGAAAAGAGGGGCTCTTTGGATAGCTCCATTAACAACAAGCTGGAAATGACTCGGCAggctgtggaggagcagctgagggATCATGCACAGAGTCAGGTCGGGGTTAACAAAGAGAACAGCTGCAGGCAGAATGCAGCTAAACCAACGTTACTTGACTCAATCAGGCCCTCCCCTCacggagaagagaaagaaaagctcgCATTGTCATCTCCTTCGGACAGCAGCCAGTTTCTCCAGTCGCTGCAAGTCAGCACCTCCACCACAGAGAGCACAGAGCATGCAACCTCCAGCAGGGAGGACGAGGAGAACAGGAAGAACGCGGAGAAGGAAGCTTGCTCAGAGGCTCCGGGAGAGGCCATGCAGGCTGTTGAAGCAGGGCACGGTTCAGAGAGTGACGCCTCCAGAAGTGACGAAGCACAAACCGTCTCGGGGTCAAACGCATCAAGTCTATCCAAACTCGATCTACCCCCTGTGTTGAAACGAGACCTGACCAAACACATCAGCTCCAAGAGCAAAGCAGGTGGCCACGAGCCCAATCTCAACATTGCTAGACGAGTCCGTAACGTGAGCGAGTCTCGGAGAAGTGACACCGAGAAGGATTCGGGGCTCAAACCAACTGTACGGCAGCTAATCAGCTCCTCTGGATCTCGACGCAATGTGAACTGGGAACAGGTCTACCAGGAGGTCAGGAAGAAGCAAGACAAAGGAAAAGGCATGCCAAG GTTTGGGATAGAGATGGTGCCATACGATCAGGAGGACCAGAGCCAGGAGGAAGATGACATTCCTCTGCTGGAGGGTTTCCAGTGGGAGTCACTCATGGACATTTCCGGCCAGGCCGCCTCCCGCAAACGCTCCTTATCAGAGAGCAGCCTCGCTCCTGCATCCGCTCACGCCTTGTTTCCATCCCACCTGTCAAAGGAGACGGCACAAAGAGAAAGCCTCAGCTCAGAGCAACAGGGATCCTTAATGTCTCCCAAATCCTTATTCACCCAAGAGAAAAACAGTCAGCAAGAGATGGAGCAGATGCTTGGTCACTATGTGGCCAAAGCGCAGATGCAACCAGAAAAATTAACGTCAGGGGCGGTGAAGGCTCTCCAGAGGTCTGACTCAGTGCTCGGGGACAGCAGTTCGGGGACCGAGCAGTTGGACGGTCAGGGAACAGGGAAGAGGCGAAGAGCAGCTGCA GATGTCCCAAGCCCCGAGACGTCTTGCTTGGAACACAAtaacaaaagaaggaaaatcaAATCCAAAAGAG AGCGTTTTCATATTGATCAGCTGCTGGCTGTGTCTCTGCGGGAGGATGAGCTGAGTCGCTCCCTGCAGAGTGTGGACACCAACCTGATCCAAGCCCGGGCTGCACTGGAGGCAGCCTACATAGAGGTGCAGCGACTCATGGTGGTAAAACAGCAG atgACTACAGAGATGAGCACACTAAGAAACAAACGCATCGACTTATTGAAAGGGATGCAAG GTAATTTAGAAGTAGCACCTCTGGTCAaactaaaagaagaaaagatggacgCAGTGGAAGCAGAGTCATACATGCCCACCTCTGTTTCGGACACTGCTGCTGGCCTCAGTCCCACTCAGACTGCCCAGCGtgcctcccctccctcctccagccTTCCCTTCACGCCTATAGTAATCAAGCAGGAGCCCCAGTCTCCTGTCCATGTCAGCTCAGAGCTGGACCCCGTAGAAAACACGACCTACTGTGCTCACAGCACCACCCCAGAGCTGCACGTCGCTCCTGTTGCAGCGTCTCCACCAGGTAACGTCATGCAATACACAGATTGAGTTTATTAAAGCTCCTTTTGCCAACCACTTG AGAGCTTGTCAGGACTGGCTGAGACAACTGAAAAAGCCATACAGGCAACACCGAACTGTCTCGGCACTTTGCCAGACTGcaaaagctccataaagcttATCTCAGTCAGCAGGAGGAGCTCTGAGGTGGGAAGTGTTGCCGAGTGTTCAACCACACAGTCCTTTGAAAGCCCCTCGGTGCCTTCAGTCCTGAACATGCCGGCCTCTCCCTCCGAATTGAGGAGCGGAAAGCGAGTAAGGAAGCTAAAGAAGAGGAAGGTGTTGAAGAAAGCTCAAGGGACGGAGCAGCCTGAAAGCAGTGACACCGAGGTGGACACGGAGGCTTCCCGGCCGAGATGGCTTCGACCGCGCAGGAGACCCAGTGGTGGCTCTCAGGTCAGTACCTCCACTTTGTCTAGAGAGTGTGCTATGACCATGGAGGGGGGGAAGAGGTCTCTAT ACACAGAGTCTCTCAAACAGATGGTGCTTCCTCAGGTGGCCCCTGCTGAGCTGACGCCGACCTTAGATTCGGAGGACAGCATGGAGGTCACTGCAGCCTGTCAGCAGCCCCACGTCCAGGTCCCAGACTCCTCCAGACCGGAGCCACCGAGCCTGGCCTGCAATGAAGTCACTTCCACCAGTGACATGGAATTGTGTAAATCCTCTGAGAG TGAAGCACCACTGCCAAAGATATCAAAGGGCTCATCAG ATGCATCTTCTGACCACGGTGAGGATGATATTCCCACTGAGGGAGCATTTGATGGCCACCAGGAGGCGGTGAACGCCATGCAGATCCACAATGGACTGCTGTACACGTGCTCAGGAGACCGCACCGTCAAAGCCTTCGACCTGGTG AGCCAtaaatgtgtaggtgtgtatgagGGCCACAGCTCTAAAGTGAACTGCTTGTTTGTGTCCGCTGCTCCCTCCCTGCATCACCGCCTTTACTCTGGCTCCAGTGACCAGACCATCCGCTGCTACAGTCTAAAG ACAGGAGAACTCGAGCAGCAGTTCTCTCTCTCAGACCGAGTCATCTGCCTCCACAGCCGCTGGAAGATTTTATACGCTGGTTTGGCTAACGGCACCGTAGTGACCTTTAATCTTAAG ACAAACAAGCAGATGGAAGTGTTCGAGTGTCACGGGCCGCGGGCCGTGAGCTGTCTGGCCTCGTCACAGGAGGGAGCCCGGAGGATCCTGCTGGTCGGCTCCTATGACAGCACCATCAGCGTGAGAGACGCCAAGAACGGACTCCTGCTGCGAACACTGGAGGGACACACCAAGACTGTGCTCTGCATGAAG GTGGTCAATGATTTGGTGTTTAGTGGCTCCAGTGATCAATGCGTCCATGCACACAACATCCAT ACAGGAGAGCTGGTGCGGGTCTATAAGGGCCACAGTCATGCTGTCACTGTGGTGGCCATCCTGGGGAAGGTGATGGTGACCGCCTGCCTCGACAAGCTGGTCCGAGTCTTCGATCTGCAG TCCCATGAGCAGCTGCAGGTCTACGGAGGACACAAGGACATGGTGATGTGTTTGGCCATTCACAAGAATATG atctACACAGGCTGTTACGATGGCAGCGTGCAGGCCGTCAAGCTCAACCTGATGCAGAACTACCGCTGCTGG TGGAACGGCTGTTCGTTGGTGTTCGGGTTGATGGAGCATCTGCATCAGCACCTGATGAGCGACCACACCTGTCCCAACCTCCAGACGCTCAAGTGCCGCTGGAAAAACTGTGAAGTGTTTTTCTGCGCACGCAACATCTCCAAGCAG gggATGGTCGTGCACATGCAGAAACACGCTGAGGAGACTGAACTGGAGCCTTAA